The Panicum virgatum strain AP13 chromosome 6K, P.virgatum_v5, whole genome shotgun sequence nucleotide sequence ttaaactgcatcttgggtggcgtagaaaagaaatcTGGATGCATGCCAAACCCAGTAGCCGGATTCCATCCCTTAGGAAAAACGAATGCAGACCCATCTTGCACAGATGTAGCAATAGGTGGTGTAGTCGAGTAGATAGGATCTGTTGTAACTGCTGACGCCATAGTAGCAACATGTGGTGGGGTTTGACTGTTGCTTGTCCCTGCCTGGCTATTTGGAGCCGACagagctgctgccatagacacatccaagggagtatattgcatctgatctggttgtatGTAGCAAGGATCCATGCAACCTGGAAacgtgccttcagcaaaagtcttgaccaccGCATTATGAACTGTattgcccatgactgttgcactcttgatgaaagCTTGTGCTACAGCTTGGCCAACTGCATCCATCATCTTATTCTCatgttgagcctctgtcaatggctggaaagtTGGAAGatcaaacttcttgatcacttcgCCAGATCTGTTGATGCTGTACGACTTGAGGTATTCACgtttgaatttctccaccagctcttcatattcattcttttgttcttctctgAGCTTATCTTCAGGAACAGGAATCTGGTTCTCTTCACTGACCGCAGATTTATCAGTAatgtccaccatgttgaagcttttgatcccaccaggcgtgccaaaagatgtgttgacgcaaaaatcaacacactggaatccgagggcaagtgttcgccaagtcacagaaagtcaaccaagcgtgccagtcaatttgaccagAAATtaacaagggagaaaacaaagtcaaatttgagagcgtatcggctgggattccgagtATCTCTCAGGTAGGCATATCGGCAAGGTTTGCCGATACTGAATGCAACAAAAAGATATTGAATGCAAGCGTATAATAACGAGCGCGTCGGCaagatcagccgatgcactaaacgacaaaatcaGCTCTGAGCAGCCGATCGCGTATgtataacaagatctaagctacgaatgtgtaactcagatgatgcgagctaaaaacagatctaaaccggctcttgagataacaaaagtattACTTCAAAACCTAAACCCGATCcaatatgtttttagatgtgataatggccaaaaagcataggaaaacctacaaatctagccgatattgataaattgtgaataaatctagacgagacgacagcgatgcgtccggaagtcaaagcctagatgaactcgataacttttgaatagatttgaacgaagccacagtgatgcacccggtagctaaagctcaaatatactcggtaaaacgaaaactcaccagcaaatcaagtcgctcgaatgggaggcgtccttgatcgacatgaaagaactcgtcaaaaaagaaaagaaaaggcgaagtcaccGAAAAAGTACAAATGAATTGTAAAGTTGTGTTGTATTGGTTGTGTATCAAATTTTTCCGGTTccttacaactcatatttataACCTAGTGCTAccgagtcctagccgattacggcaaacattacttgactctaaagaaaagacttactacaaataaattattttaaatattacaaccgaatcatcaagattttcgtagagttcggatcctcttctccttccttgacttcatcggcaactctccatcggtcGACTACCAGAACGGgtggatcagcatcttcacagCATATTCCTCTAGTTCATCGGACGAACTcacatcggccgattccaatcctgtatatcttttggtttctttcaaatcggtCACCTTCCCTTCATAAAAATCATCTTCCttaacacgtgtcaaaaaacggtgtcaacggCTTACTAAGGTGAGGGCAAGCCTGGCAAATGGATTGGAGCATGTTCTCGTCCCTATCGTAAATAGTATAACTGAAATAAACTTGTAACTCCTGAAGGAGGGGGAGTTTCATGAGTGCTTCAACTAAACCTTCACCTGATTCGTAATTACTGTAATGATCATCAATGTGGAGGCACTTCAAAGAGTGCTCTACAAGAAACAGAATTCAAAATAGTAAACAAATtaagaaaataataataatttgatttCCATTCAAGAGTGGTAGTGAGATAAAATGAGATACAGGAGACAAAAAGTACTTTGAGCCAAAAACTGAAAAGGTTATTAACCATCTCGTGTAGTGTTTCTCTCATatgcaaacaaaaaaaagtcaAAAGAGACCATGTAAATTGTAACATTATTACAATATATATGTTTCCATTTTAATGTCTAGCCACAAAGGAACAAATAAATATGAGGATAATCGATAGCATTTTGTTGTGAAACATATAATGAAAACACCTACAGTCGGCAATTTTTTTCCAACATAAGTGTGGAAAGTAATTGCCATATTTGCAGTGAAAGCATCTTTATAGTCGCCACTTTTTTATGAAAATAATTTATGGAAATAAAAGCCATATTTGTTaagatcaaccttatgtttgaaCCCGGACACAAATGTTTTGTAAGATAGGCAAAATTCTTCGTGGTAACAGTATGAAACCAAAAAATGAATATAAACAGCATAATATACTATATCTGGCTTCGAAGGTGAGGAAGAAAGAAATCCCAGGgttcttttatttcaaaaaatcaTGTGGGTGCTAGAAAAAATTAGATTGTAGCTATAATAAGCACTTGAAAAGCTCAAAGCAAAAATTAATATCGGTATACAAATTCTAAATAACTGCTACTATGGCACTTATTATTAAAAAAAGCTCTACAAATTGGACTTTAATGCACATTTTTTAAGAAGTCAACATGTGAGGGGAGTGCCCGAGGGGGGATTGCCGGTGGTGTCTTGGGCGGCAGCTAGGGTTAGCCACGGGCAGCGGCGagtggcgtggaggcggcggcgcggctagggtAGGTAGAGGCGCGACGGAGCAGGGGAGTGGGGAATAGAGGAGACAACGATGCTTCCTCCTTGGGCCCTTGACGGCCCATTTTCTCCACTAGGGGATAAGGCCCATTTTCTCCACTAGGGGATAAGGCCCATTTTGGACGTATGACACAACAGGTGACGATGGTGTCCACCTAAATAACTTTGCACTAAAGCCGGCGAGGTCAGGGATGGAAGGAGCCAAGCGCCTTTTACATGGTTAGGTCATGAATGCTGAGATACAAAGTAAGAAGGCGAGAAAAGAACAGAAACCAACACCATCCATACAAGTTGAATACACATCAAGAACTCTATATATGATTAAGTAGAATCTCTCTACATAAATATGATGTACTTTAGGCTAGACATCCCGTATTTGTAAAAGAGGTTCTGCACACTAAAGTTCCTAGCTAATAGAACAAAATCTATAAATTGTCATCTCCTCTCCTTCTATAAATCTATATAGCCCAAGAGTTACGGAGACACTCTTGCTGTTGAAAGTAATCCTATTTTTGACCGAGTTCGCCTAGCTAGTAGATGCAAAATGAGGAGAAACGATCATTCCAACCTTTTTCAGTTTGCTAATGTGCAATAAATTAATACAAATAAACTGCGTCAAAGAGAGGTTCAGATCGGTAGTCATAGTACCTTTCCACAAGATTGAGCAGATCTTCATCGTCGCAGACTCCTTTGAAGGCTTCACACTGTCCCGCGGCGCGATCCACGGCGACGAGCCGACGAGCTTCATGGCCATCTCCACACTGCCGCGACGCCAACGCCAGTGCTTGTCGAGGTTGTTCTCCATGCCGACGCGGCGCCAAAGAGAGGGTTCCTCAAGCGCGACGCTGCGCCACGGCTTGCACGCGAACTCGGCGCCCAGCATGACCTCACGTGGCCCCAGCCTGAGGAAGATGTCCAGAACGATGTCCCGGCCGGGGCAGCGAAGCCCAGTCCCTCGCCTCCGCAGCCGGCAGGGATCCTGGCGCCAGCGGGGGAGGTGGAGGTGCCTTCCCGCCGTCGCGGTGGCTGGagggggacgacgacgacgacatcgGTTATACAGCACGGCGAGGGTAAAGGGGACTGGCGGCTTTAATTTATCATGAGCACGAGTTGCAGTGCATGTGGGCCGCTCGGTTGAGGAAATGGAAGGTGGCCCAGTGCGTGCGACTGCTAGGGATTTGATTTGATAGAAAAGATATATATACTTCATCAAGAATATAATTGATATAGTTTGCCCAAAAGTATAGAGGCTATTATTTTCCTGATCTGGAAGGCAAGGTGCTGATTTGGTTTTGCACCAGAGCCGTTGTTCGATcacctagtttattttgtagaTGGGCCATAGTCGAAGCTCCTTTCCTAGACGTCGCGAAACCTGCTAATATGGCATTATTGGCACAATACATGGTCCATCATCCTCAAATAACGTTGTTTTTCAAAGGTGCCCAAATATAATTTAAGAGATGATAAGACTAACTACATACATTATATATTATGACATaaatcactaccggaaacccgatgtttgccgagtgctgaaggctttgccgagtgcaagatatcgagcactcggcaaagttacaatttgccgagtgcttaCCAAAAGCCACTCGGCAAAAAttcaacactcggcaaagattggctttgccgagtgcctgattacagacactcggcaaacccacCTTTGCTGAGTGCCACGCGGGCAGCACTCGGCACACAGCCTCACGTGTGCGCCGCAAACTCCCGCCGCGCCCGTTACCCGTCACGGCCATTAttgttttgccgagtgcccgcaaGGGGACACTCGACAAAcacctctttgccgagtgccacgcaTAGGGCACTTGGCAAAGACTATCACGTGCGCCGGTACACCTTTGCGAAGACCGTTACCGTtatagtttgccgagtgccaggttgcggcactcggcaaagatttgtTAATGCCGAGTGCAATTATCGTGGCACTCGGCATTCagactctttgccgagtgtcctctTTGCTCTCGGCGAAATAACAAAAACAATTTCTCCAACACAGTCCAAACTTTTTTCTTAGCTACTATACTATACAAAACACTGCATATTAGAATTTGGTACATTTTTTGTTATGTTTACTATATTTAGTTCATTTATTTGATTGCAGGATATTTTGGGGATAATACAATTTTGAACTGCAAAATATAGTATAAATGTACTATAATGAATGGAAAAATGATTTTTATGTTATTTAGTCAAATTTGAGACATTTTCAAACAATTGAATGGGAAAGTTGAACATCTTGATCCTGAAACGAGACAAAGTGTGCTATGGAAAAATTGGTTTTTAATTTATAAAATTCAAAAGTAAACAGAAATTCTTGAAATTTGTCATGACATCATGGCTTCATACAGGGAgtctatggtaaaaatttgaaatggtTTTGAAAAATTTGTCATGTATGTAGTTTACGAAACGAGGCATCTCCGAAGATGTTTCATAGAACTCAGAAGGATTCTTTGAGATATCGAGTCAGAGTGATGTTCGAGTTGGAGttttacttgtaatttttttttgtagtcATAAGATATGAAGAATTGTGTAATGTTAAATTTTGGCGattttttgaattcatttgacaatttttaattttttccgaactatagtattaaaattgaatttgaagTAAAAGTGCATGAAATAATGACATTTTTTTGTTGTAGCATGCTAATTTTTTTGTATATGCAATAGACTGCATAAATTGgttcatgttaaattttggttatttttcaaatttgttttgtaatttttttttgagatgtaAAGAATTAGTTCATATAAATTGAAATATAGCTAATAATAGTGATTGAAATAATGAAAAATAGTTTCGGTAAAGCATGAGTAAGTTTTGTTGTTTGAAATGGGCAATGAAATTTTCCATTATTTGAAGAAATTTGTGAAATTTGAAATTGTATTCAAATAAATTTCTGAAAACAAATTCAGAGtggccactttgccgagtgtccagtCAGGCCACTCGGCAAAAGTTTAGTATGCCGAGTGTCCTGTCAGGACACTTGGCAAAAGCTGACTTTGTCGAGTGCCCCGATCTTGCACTCGGCAAAATttctgtttgccgagtgccaaatcggggcactcggcaaagtcagcGACACTTAGTGTTCCGCAGCGCCTGCACACGcgtgcgcacacacacacacacaacacatgcACGGCCGCCGCATCCcacccccgccgctgccgcccgcgcTGCACCCCGCCCCCGCCACCACACCGCAccccgcccccgctgccgcacCGCGCCCCCGCTACGGCCGCCGCATCGCGCCCCCGAACCTGCTGCCGCACCCCGCCCCCGCCACATCCCGGCCCTGCTGCCGCGCTCGCGCCGCTtacccgcccccgccccggaGGCCGTGCCCGACGACGACGCCTCGTCCACGTCCTCGCCTCGGAAGCCGCGCGGGCTCCCGACGCCGGCTCCCCGCCCCAGCAGCGGCGTCCCAGGGGCCCGACTCGTCCCCGACGCCGTCTACCAGCCCCGGCACCGCCTCCGCACCTCGagcgccaccagcgccgcctccccacCCCTGGAGGCCGCACCCGTGGCCCGGCTCGCGGCTCCCGACGCCGGCTCCCCGCCCCGGCAGCGGCGTCCCCGGGATTTGTGTATGTGACTGTTAATTGCATTTTTTGTTTGATATATCTTTCACCTTAGGATTTGTGTCTTGGGAAGACAGTGCTCAAATGGCAGAACTAGGGATGGAAATATGGCCAAAATGTACATAATAAATTTGTGTTTTTTGTATAAAAAAAGAACTTTGTTTTGTCATAGTTAAATAGTGAGAGATCAGCTGTAGGCATGTGTCTTCTTCAAATAAAATGAGATTTGTTTTGTTAACATGATCAATAAATCATTGCCATATCTCTGCGCAGTATGAATATTGACTCACTAAAATCCTTGAAAACAGAAAGTGCAGTATGATGAGACTGATTTCCAAATAATTCGTTACACTTATTAGccctcacatgcatgcatgagcctTAAGAGGTGGATATTATGTCAACAGAGAAAGTCATGTTCAATGGGCCCTCAATGCATTAGTAGTTTCCGCTGATGATTTTGCTTTCTTGCTAGTCATGATGCTTAACCTTTTATTTGTTCTGACTGCACAAAATATAGGCTGGTAGCGGCGTCCGCCTGCGACGTGCTCGACGAGAAGCTTGAACTGCGAGTCCACGCCAAGCCGGCCACGCCTACACCGCCGACCCATTGtaagcaccgccaccgtctttgCATATctagcaccgccaccgtctttgcaccgccaccgcctcgtaGTTCATGTAACctagttaggcgtctcccgtttGGAAGAGATAAAATTGAGATATGCGGATCTTGATAAAATTGAGATATGCGGATCTTTGCATATCTATAATTGTATCTctttcgaattgtccatgttATTTGGACAGCCTGAGGATGCGTAGATATGGATAGTTACCATGATCAACTCCCATCCGAGACAGGGTCTCGGCATCACCTTCCCATTGTTCtctggatacacaatctccctttcgggacgtgtatctagagaacagcggggaggtgctgctgAAATTTCGTCTCGGATGGTAGTGGACCATGAAAACTAATAGTATGTACGCATcatcgggtgggattaggacctacctTCACCTATTAGAATGTAGGGACAACACGTAGTTGCATTTGATTTTTATTCTCACTCCGGTCtagaggatggatgaccgtCATTGGATGTACACGGGCCGTCCAAGTCAGGCTACCATGACCGATGAATGGATTCGAAAGACCAATGATTTTTTGGAAGCCGCGTGGAGTCAGGCTGAAGGATCGAGTTTCTTGTGGTGTCCGTGCAACAGATGTGGAAATAAGAAACGGAAAACGAAGAAGGTTATGGGCCAACATCTTTGCAAGTATGGATTTACGCCGGACTATACCCGTTGGATCTTTCATGGTGAAGGCCAccgtatgagggacgaggtcgtgaggcaacgcatcgatgatTGTGATGTTGATGGTGGGGTTGGAGACATGTTAAATGACTATCATGAagcacatttcggtgaaggaccgtaggaggaggagccagaggcatcCGCAAAGGCGTATttcgagatgttggaggctgcACAGAAACCACTTCACGGTCATACAAAGGTTTCTCAGCTGGACGGCATCGGACGGCTAATGGCCTTGAAGTCTCAGTTTAGCCTGAGCCGAGACGCCTTCGACAGTCTGTTGACCGTGTTTGGAAGCATGCTTCCAAAAAATCACATTATGCCAAAGTCAATGTATCAGGCACAGAAAATTCTCGGTGCacttaagatgccatatgagcagatacattCTTGTCCAAATGGGTGTATCTTATTTAGGAAGGAGGATGAGAAAGATGCTTACTGTCCAAAATATAAAGCCTCTAGGTTCCTCGAAGTGGACTCTAGTGATGGTCAGCCTAAGAAGCAGCTCACGATTCCTGTGAAAATCCTATGCTCCCTTCCTTTCATTCCGAGGATCCAACGACtattcatgaccgaggaatccGCGCAACAGATGACCTGGCACAAGAAAAGTGTTCGATACAACCCTGACAAGATGGTGCATCCATCCGATGGTGAGTCATGGAAGAAttttgataggattcatcatGACAAGGCTAATGAAGCTCGTAATGTACGTATTGCGCTAGCAACtgatgggttcaatccttatggGATGGTGGCCACCTCGTACTCATGCTGGCCTGTGTTTGTTATCCCTCTGAATCTCCCTCCAGGGGTCCTATTTCAACGACAGTCCATATTCGTGTCGTTGATTATTCCAGAGCACCcggggaataaaatgagtgtttaCATGGAGCCTCTGATTGATGATTTGGTCAAGGCATGGGACGAAGGGGTGTGGACCTATGATCGAGCAACAAAGACAAATTTTAgaatgtatgtttggtaccaATTCTCCCTGCATGACTTACCCGCATATGGCATATTCTGCGGCTGGTGTACTCACGGGAAGTTCCCATGTCCAACATGCAAGGTAGCTCTGCAATTCATCTGGTTGAAGAAGGGGGGTAAGTATTCGTCGtttgacaaacatcgacaattcctcccCGCTAACCATCCTTTTAGACAAGACGTTAAGAACTTCACGAAAGGTGTAAAAGTTACAGAAATTGCACTGCCGATCATGACGGGTGCTGCGATTCATGCTCAGATAGACGCTCTCCGAGTCAACGATGGCGGTGGTTTTGTTGGGTACGGTGAGGAACATGCTTGGACTCAGAAGTCTGGGCTGTGGAGGCTCccttatattgatgatattctgcttccacacaacattgatgtgatgcatactGAAAAGAATTGGGGGGAGGCAATTTTTGGAACAGTCATGGATATTTCTGATAAGACAAAGGACAACGTAAAGGCAAGAGTGGATCTAGCAATGTTGTGCGATAGACCAAGATACGAAATGAGGACTCCTAGACCCGGGAGGAAATGGAAGAAGACACAGGCCGACTTCGTCCTCACGAGGGCCCAGAAGAAAGAAGCACTAGAGTGGATCCAAAAGTTACAATTTCCCGATGGATATGCAGCGAATCTTAGGAGGGGTGTGAACTTGactactatgcgaatcaatgggctaaagagtcatgactaccatatatggattgagcgacttcttccggtgatggttcgaggctacTTACCTGATAATGTATGGCTCGTGCTAGCAGAGTTGAGCAAttttttctgtcagctttgtgctaaggagttatctcgggCTGTTATTGCGGACATGGAAAAAATGGCTCCCGTGTTGCTCTGtaagttggagaagatcttttcACCAGCCTTCTTCAATCCAATGCAGCATTTGCTTCTGCATCTGCCTTATGAGGCAAGAATGGGAGGGCCAATGTATGAACTGATTTTGCATATTTGTAGATATATTTATTGTTTATTTTGCATAATTTGTTAAGTACATATTGTTCATTTTTGCTGATTCGTTTACAATTATTGATTGCAGGTTATTGATTCGAAATGCCAGGCGGGGCCAGATTGGTTTCCTGAGCACCTTGTACAGGAGTAGTGGTGGAGAGCAAGAGGCTCTTAAGGGGTCCAGTGCAGCAGGGGGGGTCCAATGTCTCAGAGGGGTCTAGGAGGCGTTGGGGACGAGGGCCGGGGAGAACGAGAGGAGGTAAGATAGGTGGTGGAGGCCAGGGGAGGacgagaaggagcaggagggagAGGACACCTCCAGAtttgacgacggcggcggcggcggcggaggaggaggaggaggaggaggaggagcgggagcaggaggagcaggagcgggaGTAGGAGGAGCAgagacaggaggaggaggaggaggaccaggagggggaggagaaggCAGCAGGAGATACGAGGGCGGTGTTGTTGCGCGGACCGTCGCAACTTTCGCAGCGGCCGATACCTCTTGCGAGACGCCAGATCATTCGACCGGTACCGGACAGGTAATACTTTATGTTATGCACAATggcatttatttttcaattcatATGTTCAAAATGACAAGACACTAATACTTTATGTTATACATTTTTACAGGTATTGGATGCTCGTGCAGGCGGGTGCCCACAAAAGGAAGCCCAACGGCATCCTGGGAACCCTATGCATGGAGCTCTTCCCTGGGCTGGTGATGCATGCCGGGAACCTGGAGCCGGCatacacgtgggaccactacatcgccGTCCCAGATGCAGAAGATCGGGAAGGGAGGTCCTTCGGCAACAAGGCGAGACGAGTGGTGGGAGAATTTTGGGTAAGTCGTCGCACTATATTGGTGAATAGTTACCATATATTTGAAACTCTTTGAATATTTACTGCAATTATCGAGTctatgcaggatttctacaggtgcgagCCAGGATATGAGGTCATAGCGGCTCAGGTGGCTAACACAGCATGTCGCAAACTagtgaaggacatgcactacgaggcgCGTGTTCAGGCCGTAATTACTTACTGCGCCGATGTGGAAAAAAGGAAGGTCGGCAAGGATGTAGCAAGAAATATGTTCCTCACGCGGGAACAATACTTGAGGGTAAATGACGAAATCactaatttcttttgaatttcaTTTTCGGAAATGTCATCCACTTTGCTTCCATTACATGTAGGTGCCTCCGAACTGGTGTGCCGGCAAGGGCGCGTGCTGGGAAATGATGGTGGACAGGTGGCTTAGCGAGGAGTGGATTCAGCAGCACAACTTATGCCGGGAGCGCCGCTTGTTGATGCAAGGTGCGCCACACCATCAAGGCAGCCGAGGCCTTCCCGAGTACAGGGATGCTTGGGTAAGTCATTACACTTTTTGGTACTTTCAAACTCTAAATTCTGCATTCTCACTAATCATTGTATTCTTTCGCTATGCTTGCAGTCGGGGTCACATGAAGACCAGGAATGCAATGACTTCCAGGCATACTGTATGGCGCACAAGGGCAGGGTGACGTCCGACGTCTCCTACAACCCGGCGGATCCACCCGAGGCGTACAGCAACCCGAGCGTCCACACGCGCATCACTGAGTACACGGAGATGGGAAAGGCGCTCCATGGGGACACATGGGATCCGGCCACCCAGCCCCTTTCTagagaagccatcatgagggcaggaggagggaagaagcacgGTCGTTACTGGATCGCCAACAGCCTTGTCGACACAGCCAGTACGCCGGCTCTCTCCCAGCTTCAGGCAAGGACCACCGACTCGACCCCGCCAATACGCCCACggcctgagacttcagtggccaACGTGCGTGCAATCCAGGTTATTTCTGGTCCATTTGTCGTTCGTTGCTTTTAGTTATCTTTTGTTCGCATTGTAACATTTGGGTGAAATCTTATAGGCCCGGATGGACGAAGAGACGAAGAGGTGGGAGGACATCGAGGCGAGGCTAGAGGAGGAGCGGACGCTAAGGCAGGAGCAAGAGCGCAGG carries:
- the LOC120713482 gene encoding classical arabinogalactan protein 9-like, which gives rise to MHGRRIPPPPLPPALHPAPATTPHPAPAAAPRPRYGRRIAPPNLLPHPAPATSRPCCRARAAYPPPPRRPCPTTTPRPRPRLGSRAGSRRRLPAPAAASQGPDSSPTPSTSPGTASAPRAPPAPPPHPWRPHPWPGSRLPTPAPRPGSGVPGICVIDSKCQAGPDWYWMLVQAGAHKRKPNGILGTLCMELFPGLVMHAGNLEPAYTWDHYIAVPDAEDREGRSFGNKARRVVGEFWVRARI